aTTATATTGTCATTTAATACCTTAAtcataatataaaaatgaaatttgtaaatataaaagtgaaaTCTTAAGTGTGTAGTCCAAATTTTgtgaaaaagtaagaaaagagggaaaaaaaaactcatgtacatgttattttattgaGCTTAGTTAAGTAgcccaataatttattattaaaaacaaagtctaacaacttgttgaactcaaataaaatcacaaattttaaccaaaaaaaaaggactcaTTTTAAACTCACTTGTCTATATATTGTATTATACATACGATTTAGCAATATAATTCAATTCATATGATACATACTTATGTATCGTATGATCATAAGCATTTCTGATACACATTTACGATATGTAGCTTTTTGTATACAATATGATATTTATCGTACAATATGTATCGCATATCGTATAATACTGACAATTATGCACATAACACACTTATCTCTATAATCCTAGCAACCAAATACACAGCTTTAACCCCCTGGAATGAAGAATttgttaacttttgttaaaggTGAGCTCTTTTTTAATAGAGAATAATCTGCTTATAATCTATATTATATCAGCCTatttgaccccaaaaaaaaaggaggagaggggaagggtttttttttttttttaacgctACAGCGCTACAAAGTGGAAGCTAGTTAttcatttttctgtttttttttttttttttaacattggAGGGCTGTTGGATGCTACTTACGTGTTGTTTCTAAGTAATGAAATCTATCATCTGTCTTGGAAAGAGTATTTATCAACTTTGCATGTACAAAAAcgtacttttcttttctttttttaatgtcaatACAAAAACGTACTTGGTTTAATTAAATTGACGGACTCATGATAGAATACACTTTCATATAATAAAGGAGCTAGTAATTTTCCAGttataaatattttagcattttaacACACGTGAAATGTACCCACAGTCACAGACAGTACCTTTTAACTCTCCTAGTAGATCTATCCCTCCCTCCCAAGAATATCTTTTTTCTATCCAAATAAATGGAACAGAAGCTTCGTGTTTTAGAGTCCATGGTCAATGGACTTCACTCTTCAGTAGTGCTCTCTGATTCATCACACTGTCCCTAAAACCTACTACATTTCACACATGAGAAGTTGATCAGTGCATCacacaaaacccaaatattgACTTTGCAAGTTGCAAGCTCACACATATTTACTAGTATTTATTTGTCTCTGCAGcatatatttcatttatattcATTATTCACACCTACCTGTTCGGTTCCGATCGATCTCAAATTTACTTCAAACACTACACCATGAAACCTTactaccttcttcttcttcttcttcaccttaTGCCTTGCTGCAATTCCAATTCCTTCACAACCCCATTTCTcaaatctctttcttttctcattttttacgctgcattttgttcttcttcttcttctacgtCTCAAACACCGACACTTGTTTTGCCTCTCAAAACTCAGATAATTCCAAGTGGGTCAATCCCTAGGCCTCCAAACAAGCTTCCTTTCCACCACAACGTAAGCCTCACTGTCTCTCTCACTGTTGGGACTCCTCCTCAAAACGTTTCCATGGTCATCGACACAGGAAGCGAGCTCTCCTGGCTTCACTGCAACAAAACTCCAAACTTTCCCACCACTTTCGACCCGGCCCGATCCACCTCTTACTCTCCGATACCGTGTTCCTCACCCACATGCACGACCCAGACCCAGGATTTCCCGATACCCGCTTCATGTGACAACAACAACCTCTGCCACGCAACTCTCTCCTACGCTGACGCGTCCTCCTCAGAAGGAAACCTCGCCTCCGATACGTTCTATTTCGGAAGCTCCGATATTCCCGGCACGGTGTTTGGCTGCATGGATTCAAGCTTCAGCTCCAACTCCGACGAAGACTCCAAGAGCACCGGGTTAATGGGTATGAACCGTGGGTCCCTCTCTTTCGTTTCTCAAATGCGTTTTCCGAAATTTTCGTATTGCATATCGGGTTCCGATTTTTCAGGCCTTTTGTTGCTCGGAGAAGCCAATTTTTCGTGGTTGACTCCGTTGAACTACACGCCGTTGATCGAAATCTCAACGCCGTTACCGTACTTTGACCGGGTCGCTTATACGGTACAGCTTGAAGGGATTAAAGTATCGGATAAGTTGTTATCGTTACCGAAATCTGTGTTTGTACCGGACCATACCGGGGCGGGTCAGACCATGGTGGACTCTGGGACCCAGTTCACGTTCTTACTGGGGCCGGTTTACACCGCATTAAAGAACGAGTTCTTGAATCGAACCGCAGGGATTTTGCGGGTCTTGGAGGATCCGAATTTTGTGTTCCAAGGAGCTATGGATTTATGTTACCGGGTCCCACTGAATCAACTGAAATTACCACGATTACCAACTGTGACTTTAATGTTTCGGGGGGCCGAAATGACTGTATCGGGCGATTGGATCTTGTACCGGGTACCGGGTCAAGTAAGAGGGAGTGATTCAGTGCATTGCTTGACTTTTGGGAACTCTGATTTATTGGGTGTGGAGGCCTTTGTGATTGGTCATCATCATCAGCAAAACGTGTGGATGGAATTTGATCTCGAAAAGTCTAGGATTGGTTTGGCCCAAATGAGATGTGATTTGGCGGGTCAGAGATTTAGTGTGGGACAGTAGGTCCCACGGCCTTAGTGCTAGTTTCCTTAACAAAGCTTTCTGATTGGACTGATCAGATTGAAATCTGATCAATCTTTTATACATATgctatttcataaataaaaaaatatatatacatatgctATGTTTTTTCTTGGCCTAAAGTTGTATACAATatgctttttttaattttgtttttggggatTGGATTCGACAGGCTATGCTGGCAACAATAGATTTCAAGCATCTTGGTGGTTAGATTATTAATATGGTCCTTGGGCCATGCAATTATGGCTGTCCTAGGGGATTGTTACCGTTGGATCTATGGTCCACACTCTTGGTATTGTGAACTGCAATCAAGGAAGTGGCAAGCTATGATTTGATTTCAAACGGAAGGATGCGAAGAAGAGTAGAAATGTAGAGCTAATTTTTGAGAAGGAGATGTcattttcatagttttttttacaacaaattttacatgataaattgttattgattctaatttaaatctactatttttttaccactaagattttttgtgaaaagttaaaatattgtggacataatatttttctgattttttccCTATACATCaagttttcaacattttttttttcaataatttcatGGATATAATGGAAAGAAAACTTGAACCATGGATTGAAAATAATAAGAGTTGTCAACTAATTGAGCTACAAAAATTTTTGATGTAATAACAATATTTTaccttattttgaaaatttacttTCCTTctagaaggttttttttttggtggcatAAATGGTTAGTTCGTCATTATCCATGACCATGTTATagtatccttcttcttctttttctttcaggGGAGGGAGTAGAGTATGCTTGTATTAACTTATTTTCACAGCCACCATCTACTCTTCATttaacatacatacatacatacatatatatatatatatataacttattttctatgttttatttatcttaaaaaataaattagataaatttataaaaaataaagcttcaaaaatctatatttagccaaataaatcaaattagccaaataagattttttgtgaaaagttaaaatattgtgaacataacatttttttgattttttcactATACATCCGGTTTTCAGCAttgttttttcaataatttcatggatattgtggggtcatggattttgagatttggccgagagcatgtggttttggccgagaagcatagGTGATCCGAGTCCgagtccgagtccgaggagtactatctcctcggataaagccaaacgcaaatctggtatagatcctaatgatcaagaaTGACCTTCAAGGAAGtcctaatgatagcaacgagcatcatgaacgtacaagagagataaggactcaaaaatatctaagggaaagctgctaccatcgcattaatgagaaagtgacctctgaacagtattatggcagccttacagccaccctagaagacttttagaagggggctgatgggacaaccatcaactgtccacatgtggtccacatgtagggtaaggatgaagggagagatataatgtaaataagggtagagatcccaaaGAAGGGGGGATgagaaaaggagaagagaaagcactatagcaatctcaacaactcctgtaactattgtcatccaatatatgctagaacagagcttctcggactgtgccgagaaccaactttctcgccaaaccgggttcaattcttattggctcatcatccaaaaccatattaactgttatccaagcactaaaatctagctctttgacccactctctacaaatttattgtactgggtttaCTGgaccaagatcccttacattttgggcttggtctgaaaattgtaTCCCTACAGATATAATGGAAAGAAAACTTGAACTGtggattaaaaataataagagtTGTCAactaattgagttacaaaaatttttgatgcaataacaatattttaccttattttgaaaatttacttTCCTtctagaagattttttttttttttttttttttgtgtggtgtAAATGGTTAGTTCGTCATTATCCATGACCATGTTATAGTATGCTTCTTCTCTTTTATGTTTCGGGGGAGGGAGTGGAGTATGCTTGTATTAACTTATTTTCACAACCACCATCTACTCTTCATttaacatacatacatacatatatatatatatatatatatatatataaaacttattttctatgttttatttatcttaaaaaataaattagataaatgtataaaaaaataaagcttcAAAAATCGATATTTAgccaaataaatcaaattagatTGGGAATAAAACTAATCTAAATAAACTctaaatttccaattttttttggaataaaaataatatattttgatttatgtCATCTACTCTATAATGATGGCTTTTTATAAGTTAGCAGTTTTTGAACCCAAGTTTACTATTTGATAACAAATAACTTTATCAGTTAAGCTAATTAGATTGGAATTCacccatttctcaaaaaaataaataaaaataaaaatattggaatCCACCATAGCTTAAAGTCTAAGCAAACTAtaaatagctttttttttttgggtgaaaattcATTAGACAGGAGAGGAGAGGAATTTGAACCATTGATGTCTCATTTTGGACACACAAGAAGTTGTCAACAAGTTAAGTTAAAGGCTCTTGGCATAAATAGCTTGACAATGATTAATGATCTAATACAAGTTTAGTTGTCATCCAATTCTCATATAcattatcccttttttttttttaattcaatagttgggagGATGgggattttaaaatatgaaggtctctattgaaaatatcaagagaTGTTAACCAATTGAGGTACTATGCTCTTGGCTTATGTATATTATCAATTAGAGTCTGTTTGGGAtccatttattttgttgaaattgaaaactttttactgaaagtactaaAGATAAAGGTAACacttagttgaaatagtacagtgaaacacatgaatagtaccaaaaagtgcagtgggcctgtgaatagtacaaaaaataagctaaatagtaaaataagttaacaaaAAATAGGCTATCCAAACGCAACCTTACTCTCATAATATAAACTATCTCCTATGAGGAGGTTAAATATCAATCTCCCATCCTTAACATTCATTAACAAACCACAAAATATTCTATGATCTATTTGAAATAGTAGAACTAGAACTAGAgatatacctaaaaaaaaattgagactttaaaaaactataaataagtgattaaaaataagttgaattttAAGCTTATTTAAACACACAAAGTAACagttttcctttaaaaaatggtaaattgtaacacccctaaagtttagaGTTGTTTAGATTTTAAACCCTAAAGTTTGATAAATTAGATTTTGCACCCTGAAGCTTTGGTTCCATTTGCAAAACCCCTCCCTCTATTAGTTTTGGATGTTAAGTGATACGCTGACATGCTGATGTATATTCTTTTTTGCCAAATCAGCTTCCCAAAACAACATCATTTCACCTAAAACAAATAAGTGAGTTCAAGGGTGAactaaaatatgatttttagtaGTTTTACCCCTTTTAGGAGGTTGATTtggcaacaacaaaaaaatacacataagCATGCTAACTTGTCACTGAACAGCCAAAtttaagggtccatttggttgggaggataaaaaagtgagagaataaaaaataggaGAAGGATGGAAAAGCGGGAGGAtagaaaaatttttaatttttctcatttgtgtttggttgagagtgtGGAAAAGTAGAAGGCTGGaaaactttttagttttgttgaagttaaggtttgtataaatttaccattatgtccctcttaaataaaacaaaaagtaatacattatactttttaaaaaagttgtgTATAGATGAAAGTAGACATTTTCagaaataacataaaaaaatcatccaaaagtgttttcttaaaaaaataattaaaaaaattaagaaaaaaaaaagaaggaaaagaaaaagaacccaCCACCggacaaaaccaaaaccaaaaaaaaaaaaaaaaccaacggTACCAGGAAAATGGAAAggtcaaacaaaaaaataattaattagagGTGAGGCAGTTTTGTCCAAATATTTTTCCTACTTTTCACTCtaattttctcttcaatttggagagattgtattttgaagggTAAGGAGAGAAAACTGGTGGGCCCTACCACTTTTCTCTTCCCCTCCCCCTTTTATCCAAACagtgaaaaatgtcattttctactctattttcctctctttattttccatcctccctgttttcacccaaccaaacataccctaacgAAGGGTGGGATTTAACTAACAAAACCAAactttaaaatgtaaaatccaatttcttaatttttagatGTGAAATTCAAATAACTCCAAACTTTAATAATCTACTTTGCAATttacaccccaaaaaaaaaaaccagttgTTTGTTCTTACCGTTTTGGCATGAGCGTGAGGTTAATGCTTTGGCATGAGCGTAAGGTTAATGCTGGTGAATTTTCAACGCGAAGTTGTTGGGTATTTATTAGTCCAGAGAAATGGTCTCGGACTTAAAGTCCTTCCGTCCTCTCCCCTTCAACCCAGCCCTTACTGTGGATTGTGATGGTCCATATCCTAAGCTATATGGTTCATTTTTAGTACGATGGCATGCTGCTAAGTACAACTTTCTAAATAGACTACTTCTTAAACCAAATCTAAAGGCGTTGCAACTGTTCTTCTTGCCATCCCACCTAATTTTAGTTTGACTAGGGCTTCTAATAAAAAGCATGTAACAAATATAatccaggaaaaaaaatgtttgatttgTTCGAagacattttttcttttggcataAGGGAATTATGGACTGGCTAATTGTCAATCAGACTATAAAACTGTTATTAAGAATCTTGGAACTTATGTcaattcttaatattttcaataaaaatatctaTAGTTCAAATTTCTCCACCACCAttgtaattatataaaaagactAAAAATTTGTTAGCAAAGACATTTTGTTACATATAAATCCTATATTCCACGTACATTCCTCTTATTGCAATGTCATTAGTTTGATCTCCCAATtttaaacattaattactttataaggaaataaaaaattatatgtgaCAAGCTAGAATTAATAGGGCATAAAATGGAACACTCAAGATGGGACATAAGATTTTCAATTGGTTttcgttttttgttttctgttttcgTCTAAAAGAACGGAAATTGTAATTCAAAAGTTTGATATTTGATAAGGTTGACCAATTGCCCCTCAAAGGATTTGGATCCTCTCCACTTTAAATGAAATGAAGAGTGTCCATTTTAAGgccataatttaaaattgaataaatctaaGGTTTAGATTTTGTCACCTCATTAAAATAGACACTCTTCATTTCACTATGATATGGAAATGATCCAATTCCCCTTTAAAAGCCCAATCTAGTTTTCTATTAGAGATAAATCAAGCTCAATAATCTTATACTTGTATTATAAGTCTATTAATCATAATTAATATATGATTAGTCTAGAGTTTACTCTCTTATAAATACTTTATATTAgggtgggttccagttagctcagctAGTAAACTCTCTGATGGCTATATAagagatttgaaattcaattcctgcctacactaaaaattaattggtgtcttggtctgataataaagagctattatcagaaGCGGACGCTATAGgataaactctctaaaaaaaaaaatactttatattGCGTTTAGTGtaacataatatttatattttactcatttattaaatattttcttagTGGACGTAAATCGACAGGACCGAACTACATAATTTCATATGAATAATGGACTTGGGTTTGACATATCTCTAGCAGCTTCGTTTTGTCCACATCCTATTGAGCGGCCCACTTCATGTTGTCTTAAGAGACCTTGTGACTGCCTTTTAATAGCCCATTTTGTTCTAATGGAAACGATTTCAGGTCCGTAGTCCTCGTCACCGTCACCAACACTGCTGACCCGGAAGAAAGAAAACCTG
This genomic stretch from Castanea sativa cultivar Marrone di Chiusa Pesio chromosome 9, ASM4071231v1 harbors:
- the LOC142610083 gene encoding aspartic proteinase PCS1 isoform X1, which produces MKPYYLLLLLLHLMPCCNSNSFTTPFLKSLSFLIFYAAFCSSSSSTSQTPTLVLPLKTQIIPSGSIPRPPNKLPFHHNVSLTVSLTVGTPPQNVSMVIDTGSELSWLHCNKTPNFPTTFDPARSTSYSPIPCSSPTCTTQTQDFPIPASCDNNNLCHATLSYADASSSEGNLASDTFYFGSSDIPGTVFGCMDSSFSSNSDEDSKSTGLMGMNRGSLSFVSQMRFPKFSYCISGSDFSGLLLLGEANFSWLTPLNYTPLIEISTPLPYFDRVAYTVQLEGIKVSDKLLSLPKSVFVPDHTGAGQTMVDSGTQFTFLLGPVYTALKNEFLNRTAGILRVLEDPNFVFQGAMDLCYRVPLNQLKLPRLPTVTLMFRGAEMTVSGDWILYRVPGQVRGSDSVHCLTFGNSDLLGVEAFVIGHHHQQNVWMEFDLEKSRIGLAQMRCDLAGQRFSVGQ
- the LOC142610083 gene encoding aspartic proteinase PCS1 isoform X2, which gives rise to MKPYYLLLLLLHLMPCCNSNSFTTPFLKSLSFLIFYAAFCSSSSSTSQTPTLVLPLKTQIIPSGSIPRPPNKLPFHHNVSLTVSLTVGTPPQNVSMVIDTGSELSWLHCNKTPNFPTTFDPARSTSYSPIPCSSPTCTTQTQDFPIPASCDNNNLCHATLSYADASSSEGNLASDTFYFGSSDIPGTVFGCMDSSFSSNSDEDSKSTGLMGLLLLGEANFSWLTPLNYTPLIEISTPLPYFDRVAYTVQLEGIKVSDKLLSLPKSVFVPDHTGAGQTMVDSGTQFTFLLGPVYTALKNEFLNRTAGILRVLEDPNFVFQGAMDLCYRVPLNQLKLPRLPTVTLMFRGAEMTVSGDWILYRVPGQVRGSDSVHCLTFGNSDLLGVEAFVIGHHHQQNVWMEFDLEKSRIGLAQMRCDLAGQRFSVGQ